In Crinalium epipsammum PCC 9333, the genomic window TCACCTTTGACGTTGATATGTTTGTTTTCGGAGTTAGGAACTGTGGGGAATGCTTTATCAAGCAGTGACTTGCTGGTGTTGCGAGTTTGTTTTGGTTCCTTGTTGAATACCGTGAATGCTCTTTGCTGGATGTGATATAGCGAGTTTCGTGACCCGTCCATCTTGCAGTGGCGGTGGTAATTCCTCCAGCCTCTAACTACAGGGGCTAATTTCTCAGCCTTTGTGGTAGCACCATAATTCGAGTTGTTGACGATGTGTTTGACTTTCTGACGAAAAGCCTTGTAATTGTCCTCTGATGGGACGCATCTAAACTTACCGTTGTTTTGCACTTTGAAGTGCCAACCGAGGAAATCAAACCCATCTGTCGTAGCGGTTAGCTTGGTTTTCTTTTCACTAATCTTCATCCCCCTTTCTGCTAGAAACTGGCTTATTTGCTCAAGTATTGCCACTGCATCGTCTTTAGGCTTTAAAATGAACACCATGTCATCCGCATAACGCACGGATTGGTGGATGTCCTCTATGCCATTGAGTGCAATGTTAGCTAATAGGGGACTCACCACCCCCCCTTGCGGGGTTCCCTGTTCGGGGAATTCTGGGTTGACTCCTGCTTTGAGACATCGGTATATTCCGAGCTTTATGCCTGATGGGGCAATGAGTCGTTCCATTATGGATTTGTGAGCAATCCTATCGAAGCATTTTTCGATATCGAGTTCTATAACCCGTTTTTCTATTCCATGACTCGTGGAGCGTAGATGATCGAATAGGTATTTTTGAGCGTCATGTGCAGCCCTACCCGTCCTAAACCCGTAACTCTTGGCATGGAAAGTTGCTTCGTGTGCTGGTTCTAGGGCTAGTTTTACCAGGCATTGCCAAGCTCTATCCCCGATAGTCGGCACTTTTAAAAGGCGGGTTGTCCCGTCCTTCTTAGGTATGGGTATTTCCCGTAGCTTCTGGTGTTTCCATTTGCTACTTCTGGTTCTAAGTTCTTCACTCAGAGCAAACCTTTCCTCATGATTGAGTGAGGCTTTGCCGTCTATACCTGCCGTTCTTTTTCCAGCGTTTAGCTGCGTTACCTGACGTATTGCCAGCATCCTAGCTGCGGTTGACTTGAGTATCAACCTCTGTAAGGACATAGCTTTCCGCTTGTCTCCAACCTGAATCGCTTTGAACACTCGCCTTTGGAGGCGGAATAAATCCTTCTGGAATTTCTTCCAGGGCAGATTCTTCCAAGTTTCACTAGCATTGCTGCTGTGTCTAAACATACTCTTCTCCAGTTCGTGTTTTCTGAACACCTCAGACCAATTACGGTCTGTCCTACCCGACTTAAGGGAGTTCCGACGCTCGTCTGTCCTACTTGGGATTCGACATTCCCTTGACCCTTAAATCGTTTTTATTCGTTCCTTCGGTTAGATTGTTCGTTCCGTTAGGTGTAGCCAATTCAACCATTGGAACCCCTAGACTCTTACCGCTATTGACGAAATATGCGGCGGGGTTATCTCCAATAAAGTCAGGGTTTTTGATGTTATGCCCTGCTTCTTCCTGGGTTGCTTTTTTAGGCTCTGTTTCACCGTAGGAACTCCCCGTTAGCGCCAGTGTCATCTCATAACAGATGTCTGATTGCGCTCTGTTCCCAGCTTCACCCTCCAGAAACCGAGTCTGGTCAGTGTGGGCAGTTAGGGAGTCATGCCTGAGTCTGGCAGAAGGGGCTTGCACCCTTATCAGACCGAAAGTTCAGCCTTTTGTTGACAGTAATCTGCTGTCAGGCTGGAAGTGCTATGTACGGACTTTCACCGTGATTCACACTTCAACGAATCGCACTACGTCTGGAAGTGCCTTAACTACGTTAACAATCTGATCCGCGTGTTCACTGCTAGAGGCATCAATCGCAATGTCACGGATGGTAATTTTACGGGTTTGCTCAATTAAATCAATTTGTCCAATATTACCGCCTAAAGCTGCGATCGCTTGAGTGACGCTGGCTAACATCCCAGCACGATTGGGAACTTCTAAACGAATTGTGACACTAAAGCTGGAATTGGGGGTTAAACTGACCATACTGCTGCTTTCCTGTGCTGGATATCTTAGTCAGATTAATATAAATGTCTCAAGCCTATCCAAGCAAACTACTAGCAATTGTCATCATTTACACACAGATGCGATTAACACGCAATTATGGCGAGTTTTTATTGTACGGCGACTAGACCATAAATAAGTAGTATTTTTATTACCCCAAAGGTTAGATGAAAGCTTAAATTAAATCATCAATTTGTCAAATTAATTTTTGATTAATATTTATTTACTCAGGGAATATTTTAAGAATAGTGTTTTCTAGATCGGATAAAAATATACCTAAAGCTGCTACCAGCTAGGACTTGCTTGAGTTTGGATCTACCATTAATCAATATTTTGGTGTCACTGATTGTTAGCTAGATGGTGTAGCGGCATCTCTCATCAGTATTGATCCCTATATCTATCTTTTGCATGGTTAACCGCCTGTTGTTAACTTAGTAAAACTTAATAGAGAGGAACAACAAATCCTCATTTTGAAAAAAAGCAAGATTGAATTAAGATAATCGGAGAGTTTCATGACTTTTACAACAAACAACACCTCTAAAGAAGCATTACAAAATTTTCAGCAATTTGATGCAGATACTCAGCTAGCAGTTTTGTGGTTTGGTTACTTAGATATCAAAGATCAATTAACACCAACTAATACTACTTCTGCACAAGAAGAAGCTGCGGCTGTCTTCAATATAATCCAAGCATTACCACCAGAAGAACAGCTACAAGCACAACGTGATATTATCACCGGAGCAGACAATCAGATTACTCGCGCTTACACTTCGGTAAGTTCTAGCTCTAAGCTGGATATCTGGCTACGGTTAGCACAAGGAATGGAAAAAGGTACAGTTATCCAAGTACCTTCTGACTATCAATTGCCTTCTGAAACCAAGCAATTTGTAGATAAAATTAAGCAAATTGACTTTGAAGAGCGGCTTAATTTCATGCGGAGTGCGGTGATTGAGATGGGTGTCAAGTCTTAATAAAACCTTTGAGTGCGGAATTAGTCATTAATATTTAGCACTGCACAAATTTTAAATAACGCTATTCTGAGTGCAATACCATAGCATAGCAGTTTAGTAGATATAGCTGAGGAAATTTCCTCAGCTATTCGCGTAAGTTAACTTAAACTAGGCTTACTCTAGGGGTAATAATTGCAAGCGATAGCGATAAAGAGCCACTGGTTTATCAATAGCTTTAAAATAATCTGGATCTTGGGGTGAGAGATAAACTGCTGTAACTTGATCAGCTTCAATTTTGGGAGTTTTTGACTGTATAAGTGTGTAAGCTGTTGTAGTTTCTACTGTATTAAAATAAAGTTGGGGTTTACTTCCAAAAATTTGCTGAGAAACTTCTGTAGCGACAAATTGATCAGAGTTAGGACTTTCGCTATTTCTACCTGTGACAATAGAGATTAATTGGCGATCGCCCTTTAATAAGGTAATCTGACGATTAGGAGAATTAGGATCAACTTTAACAGATTGAATTGCGCGATCGCCTAAATAAGCACGTCCAATATTTAAACCATTAAAAGCCCGATCTGCAATTACCTGAGTACTGGTTTGTAGAGGTAATATTATCCCAGTCTGAGTTGTAGACGATGCTTTAACAAAGCTTACTGTAAAACTTACAGGTTGATTTAAATATTGACGGTTACTTTCAAATCCAGGCGTAACTACATCTGGTGCTAAAGGTGCAGCCAAATCTACTAAAGTACTGGTAACATTCCAAGTACCTTCTATCCAATTTGGATAAATTAAATCTCCCGAAGCTGCACTTACAGGTGGTTTACTTTCCCAATGAGAAAACTGTGCTAAACGTTGAGATAGTTGTCCTGCTTGCGCTGCATTACTCCAGAATAGTAGAATTATAACCAAGCAAAAATTACAAAAAACTCTCAACATTTTAGATAGTCATTCTTCCTTGCTAATTGGTAATTGCTAATTGTTAATTGTTAATTGTTAATTGTCCCTCATATTGTTCTTTTAATCCCTGCCATGCTTCCACTTGCCCAGGTTCGTATTCTCCTGGCTTACCCCACTGTAGAAACGCGCTCAAAGCTGGCTTTTCTTCTTCGTCCAAAAAGCGAATAGCATAGGTAGTAAAATTCCCACGTTTTGCTTCACCTGTTTCAAACTTCACCTGCTTAATTGCATCCAT contains:
- a CDS encoding group II intron reverse transcriptase/maturase, which translates into the protein MFRHSSNASETWKNLPWKKFQKDLFRLQRRVFKAIQVGDKRKAMSLQRLILKSTAARMLAIRQVTQLNAGKRTAGIDGKASLNHEERFALSEELRTRSSKWKHQKLREIPIPKKDGTTRLLKVPTIGDRAWQCLVKLALEPAHEATFHAKSYGFRTGRAAHDAQKYLFDHLRSTSHGIEKRVIELDIEKCFDRIAHKSIMERLIAPSGIKLGIYRCLKAGVNPEFPEQGTPQGGVVSPLLANIALNGIEDIHQSVRYADDMVFILKPKDDAVAILEQISQFLAERGMKISEKKTKLTATTDGFDFLGWHFKVQNNGKFRCVPSEDNYKAFRQKVKHIVNNSNYGATTKAEKLAPVVRGWRNYHRHCKMDGSRNSLYHIQQRAFTVFNKEPKQTRNTSKSLLDKAFPTVPNSENKHINVKGEKSPFDGDITYWSERNSKLYNGETSKALKKQNHSCGYCGLKMLSNEKVHLHHIDGNHNNWKKNNLLAIHESCHDYAHMSKGASQEHREPDARKRARPDLNERGGR
- a CDS encoding orange carotenoid protein N-terminal domain-containing protein → MTFTTNNTSKEALQNFQQFDADTQLAVLWFGYLDIKDQLTPTNTTSAQEEAAAVFNIIQALPPEEQLQAQRDIITGADNQITRAYTSVSSSSKLDIWLRLAQGMEKGTVIQVPSDYQLPSETKQFVDKIKQIDFEERLNFMRSAVIEMGVKS
- a CDS encoding DUF6816 family protein, translated to MLRVFCNFCLVIILLFWSNAAQAGQLSQRLAQFSHWESKPPVSAASGDLIYPNWIEGTWNVTSTLVDLAAPLAPDVVTPGFESNRQYLNQPVSFTVSFVKASSTTQTGIILPLQTSTQVIADRAFNGLNIGRAYLGDRAIQSVKVDPNSPNRQITLLKGDRQLISIVTGRNSESPNSDQFVATEVSQQIFGSKPQLYFNTVETTTAYTLIQSKTPKIEADQVTAVYLSPQDPDYFKAIDKPVALYRYRLQLLPLE
- a CDS encoding ChuX/HutX family heme-like substrate-binding protein, with product MNANLNEFLEACENLGTLRLIVTSSAAVLEVRSSIRKLFYAELPKGKYANMHTDDFEFHLNMDAIKQVKFETGEAKRGNFTTYAIRFLDEEEKPALSAFLQWGKPGEYEPGQVEAWQGLKEQYEGQLTINN